One region of Olleya sp. Hel_I_94 genomic DNA includes:
- the trpS gene encoding tryptophan--tRNA ligase, with protein sequence MARILTGIQSTGTPHLGNILGAILPAIKLSENSDNESYLFIANLHTLTQIKNAEELRHNTYSVAATWLAFGLDIEKTVFYRQSDIPQVTELAWYLNCFFPFNRLQLAHGFKDKADRLEDVNSGLFMYPMLMAADILLYDAEVIPVGKDQLQHIEFTRDVASRFHAKMGEAFVLPEEKLQENTMLIPGTDGEKMSKSRDNYINIFLPEKQLRKKIMSIETDSTPLEDPKDWSTCNCFALYKLLASESEVETMKANYENGNYGYGHAKQALYELMLTTFKMERERYNHYMANLHEVDAALEKGAEKARKIANDVLARVRAKVGY encoded by the coding sequence ATGGCAAGAATACTTACAGGAATTCAAAGTACAGGAACACCACATTTAGGTAATATACTAGGTGCAATTTTACCTGCTATAAAATTATCAGAAAACAGTGATAACGAATCATATTTGTTTATAGCAAATTTGCACACCTTAACACAAATTAAAAATGCAGAAGAATTAAGACACAATACCTACTCTGTTGCTGCAACCTGGTTAGCTTTTGGATTAGACATAGAAAAAACAGTGTTTTACAGACAAAGTGATATCCCTCAAGTTACAGAACTTGCTTGGTATTTAAACTGTTTTTTTCCATTCAATAGATTGCAATTAGCACATGGTTTTAAAGATAAAGCAGACCGTTTAGAAGACGTAAACTCTGGTTTGTTTATGTACCCAATGCTTATGGCTGCAGATATTTTATTGTATGATGCAGAAGTTATCCCTGTCGGTAAAGATCAACTTCAACATATCGAATTTACAAGAGATGTAGCCTCTCGTTTTCATGCAAAAATGGGCGAAGCTTTTGTTTTACCAGAAGAAAAACTGCAAGAAAACACTATGCTTATTCCTGGTACAGATGGCGAAAAAATGAGTAAAAGTAGAGACAATTACATTAACATCTTTTTACCAGAAAAGCAACTTCGTAAAAAAATAATGAGTATTGAAACGGATAGCACACCATTAGAAGACCCTAAAGATTGGTCAACTTGCAACTGTTTTGCTTTATATAAATTATTAGCCTCAGAGAGCGAAGTTGAAACCATGAAAGCTAATTACGAAAACGGTAATTATGGTTATGGTCATGCTAAACAAGCATTATATGAGTTAATGTTAACTACTTTTAAAATGGAACGTGAACGTTACAACCATTATATGGCTAACTTACATGAAGTAGATGCTGCTTTAGAAAAAGGAGCTGAAAAAGCTAGAAAAATTGCTAATGATGTATTAGCAAGAGTTAGAGCAAAAGTTGGGTATTAA
- the dprA gene encoding DNA-processing protein DprA, producing MNDDQLRYILALQHVSKIGDTTAKKLINHCGSAEAVFKEKKQNLLKIDGIGEIILSELYQSSHFEEADKELKFIKDENLKHHVFTDSTYPSNLKHCIDSPIVLFESGNINLNNKHIISIVGARKITTSGIAFCEKLIEELAIYKPIIISGFAYGTDITAHKAAIKNKLQTIGCLAHGLNQIYPKVHKKYVAEVENNGGFFTDFWSSDTFDRNNFLKRNRIIAGISQATIVIESAEKGGSLVTADIANSYNRDVFAVPGRVTDSQSIGCNNLIKQQKAHLLSTPLDVPYILNWQLDNLQKPPVQKQLFIELDPDEKIVYNYLKENNKALLDSIAIKCNMPTYKLAGILLNMELKGVVRPLPGKLFEVI from the coding sequence ATGAATGACGACCAATTACGCTATATTTTAGCCTTACAACACGTCTCTAAAATAGGAGATACTACCGCAAAAAAGCTAATTAACCATTGCGGAAGTGCAGAAGCTGTGTTTAAAGAAAAGAAACAAAACCTTTTAAAAATTGATGGTATAGGCGAAATTATTTTAAGTGAATTATATCAATCTAGTCATTTTGAAGAAGCAGATAAAGAACTAAAATTTATTAAAGACGAAAACCTAAAACATCACGTTTTTACTGACTCAACGTATCCATCAAACCTAAAACATTGCATTGATAGTCCTATAGTTTTGTTTGAAAGCGGAAACATTAACCTTAATAATAAACATATTATTAGTATTGTTGGAGCCAGAAAAATCACAACATCAGGTATTGCATTTTGTGAAAAATTAATTGAAGAGTTAGCCATATATAAACCAATTATAATTTCGGGATTTGCTTATGGTACAGATATTACAGCACATAAAGCTGCCATTAAAAATAAATTACAAACTATAGGTTGTTTAGCACATGGCTTAAACCAAATTTACCCTAAAGTGCATAAAAAGTACGTTGCAGAAGTTGAAAATAATGGAGGCTTTTTTACTGACTTTTGGAGTAGCGATACTTTTGATCGTAACAATTTTTTAAAAAGAAACCGCATTATTGCAGGCATTAGTCAAGCGACTATAGTAATTGAATCTGCAGAAAAAGGCGGTAGTCTGGTAACAGCAGATATTGCAAACTCATATAACAGAGATGTGTTTGCTGTCCCTGGACGTGTCACAGATAGTCAAAGTATTGGTTGTAATAATCTAATTAAACAACAAAAGGCACATTTGCTATCTACGCCTTTAGATGTGCCTTATATTTTAAACTGGCAATTAGATAACTTACAAAAACCTCCTGTACAAAAGCAGTTGTTTATTGAGTTAGATCCTGACGAAAAGATTGTTTATAATTACCTAAAAGAAAATAATAAGGCGTTGTTAGATAGTATTGCTATTAAATGTAATATGCCAACCTATAAGCTAGCTGGCATATTACTTAATATGGAATTAAAAGGTGTGGTAAGACCACTTCCTGGAAAATTATTTGAGGTTATTTAA
- a CDS encoding SPOR domain-containing protein — protein sequence MQLEHYISDLLYRYDCVTVPEFGSFLTQRKSAQVHDSTNAFYPPKKQLSFNEQIQNNDGLLIRYIADIEKIPFETAAQNLSKRVKSLKSYLVEGETLSFENIGELILNNEGKIEFNPSYHLNYLTDAFGLSQFVSPAVTRVVYKEEAETIERVIPIAVTPEKRQSKSYLKYAAIAVVALGLAGFGFNNYVNTVAQHNQIAQEEANTQLDSQIQEATFVISNPLPAITLNVNKQTGNYHIVAGAFRVEENSDKKVAELQEQGFKARKVGVNQYGLHQVAYASYTSREEANNALNSIRTEQNKDAWLLIKSLD from the coding sequence ATGCAATTAGAACATTACATAAGCGATTTATTATACAGATATGATTGTGTTACGGTTCCAGAATTTGGATCGTTTTTAACACAACGTAAATCTGCGCAAGTACACGATAGTACCAATGCCTTTTATCCTCCTAAAAAGCAATTGTCTTTTAACGAGCAAATACAAAATAACGACGGTTTATTGATCCGTTATATAGCAGATATTGAAAAAATACCTTTTGAAACTGCTGCACAAAACCTATCTAAACGCGTTAAGTCTTTAAAGTCTTACTTAGTTGAAGGTGAAACGTTAAGTTTTGAAAACATTGGTGAGTTAATTTTAAATAACGAAGGTAAAATAGAATTTAATCCATCTTACCATTTAAATTATTTAACTGATGCTTTTGGTTTGTCACAGTTTGTATCTCCTGCAGTAACTAGAGTTGTTTACAAAGAAGAAGCCGAAACCATTGAGCGTGTTATCCCAATTGCGGTAACACCAGAAAAACGTCAAAGCAAATCATACCTTAAGTATGCTGCTATTGCAGTTGTTGCTTTAGGCTTAGCTGGTTTTGGTTTTAATAACTACGTTAATACAGTAGCGCAACACAACCAAATTGCACAAGAAGAGGCAAACACACAATTAGATAGTCAAATACAAGAAGCTACTTTTGTAATTAGCAACCCATTACCTGCTATTACTTTAAATGTAAATAAGCAAACAGGAAATTATCATATTGTTGCTGGTGCTTTTAGAGTCGAAGAAAACTCTGATAAAAAAGTTGCAGAATTACAAGAACAAGGTTTTAAAGCGCGTAAAGTTGGTGTAAACCAATATGGTCTACATCAAGTAGCTTATGCAAGTTATACGTCCAGAGAAGAAGCTAATAATGCTTTAAACAGTATAAGAACAGAACAGAATAAAGACGCTTGGTTATTAATTAAGTCTTTGGACTAA
- a CDS encoding acyl-CoA thioesterase — protein MNARTAEHSRTVMTDLVLPSETNPLNNLFGGELLARMDRAASISARRHSRRIVVTASVNHVAFNKAVPLGSVVTVEAKVSRAFKTSMEIFIDVWVEDRESGNRSKANEAIYTFVAVDETGTPVAIPELIPETDLEKERFAAALRRKQLSLLLAGKIKPNDATELKALFE, from the coding sequence ATGAACGCAAGAACAGCTGAACACTCTAGAACCGTAATGACAGATTTAGTTTTACCAAGTGAAACTAATCCTTTAAACAACCTTTTTGGTGGCGAATTACTAGCTAGAATGGATCGTGCAGCAAGTATAAGCGCAAGACGACACTCAAGACGTATTGTTGTAACAGCATCTGTAAATCACGTAGCCTTTAACAAAGCAGTCCCTTTAGGAAGTGTAGTTACAGTTGAAGCTAAAGTATCTAGAGCCTTTAAAACCTCAATGGAAATATTTATTGATGTTTGGGTAGAAGACAGAGAGTCTGGCAACCGATCTAAAGCTAACGAAGCTATTTATACTTTTGTTGCAGTGGATGAAACTGGAACACCAGTTGCAATACCAGAATTAATCCCAGAAACTGACTTAGAAAAAGAACGTTTTGCTGCTGCCTTAAGACGTAAACAATTAAGTTTACTACTAGCAGGAAAAATTAAACCAAACGATGCTACAGAGCTTAAAGCTTTGTTTGAATAA
- a CDS encoding murein hydrolase activator EnvC family protein, with protein MKYRQLLLLVSFFAILGTTSALAQKNKIDQLEAKRIEIKNQIKQINALLFQNQSKQKSQTTLIEDLNYKLSVRRNLIKVTNQQANLINREIAVNQKKISGLRDELVILKDNYAKTILNTYKNKSSQSRVMFLLSSNNFRQAYKRLQYMNQYSKYQKQQGENIKEKALKLQNLNLELGKQKAAKDKLIAENREVQKALEVDMKQHETIMASIKKDLNKYAAQIKEKQQEAREVDREIDRIIKEAIANSNKKAGTKTTTTKASSTFALTPEAKLLAADFLSNKGKLVWPVEKGLVKVKYGVQRHPTDASLTINSSGVRIATEQNAIVRSVFKGEVLKIIIQKRGNPTVLIKHGNYISAYHNLKKISVKTGDKIVTKQEIGEVFTNSEGETLLWFSLYKNDASVDPAEWIYKM; from the coding sequence ATGAAGTATCGTCAATTACTATTACTAGTTTCTTTTTTTGCAATATTAGGCACAACTTCCGCTTTAGCGCAAAAAAATAAAATAGATCAATTAGAGGCTAAACGTATTGAAATTAAAAACCAAATAAAGCAAATCAATGCTTTACTGTTTCAAAACCAGTCCAAGCAAAAAAGCCAAACAACACTAATTGAAGATTTAAATTACAAATTAAGCGTTAGACGTAACTTGATTAAGGTTACCAACCAACAAGCTAATTTGATTAACAGAGAAATTGCTGTAAACCAAAAAAAAATATCTGGATTACGTGATGAGTTGGTTATTTTAAAGGACAATTACGCTAAAACAATATTGAATACGTATAAAAATAAAAGCAGCCAAAGTCGTGTTATGTTTTTATTGTCTTCCAACAATTTTAGACAAGCTTACAAGCGTTTACAGTACATGAATCAGTACTCTAAATATCAAAAGCAACAAGGAGAAAACATTAAAGAAAAAGCATTAAAACTTCAAAATTTAAACCTTGAACTTGGTAAGCAAAAAGCAGCTAAAGACAAGTTGATTGCAGAAAACAGAGAGGTGCAAAAAGCTTTGGAGGTAGACATGAAGCAGCATGAAACCATCATGGCTTCTATTAAAAAAGATTTAAATAAGTATGCTGCCCAGATTAAAGAAAAGCAACAAGAAGCAAGAGAGGTTGATCGCGAAATTGATCGTATTATTAAAGAGGCTATTGCAAATTCTAACAAAAAAGCTGGCACAAAAACCACAACAACTAAAGCGTCTAGTACGTTTGCATTAACTCCTGAAGCAAAACTATTAGCAGCAGATTTTTTAAGTAACAAGGGTAAATTAGTTTGGCCTGTAGAAAAAGGTTTGGTTAAAGTTAAATATGGTGTGCAACGTCATCCAACAGATGCTTCACTAACTATAAACAGTAGTGGTGTACGTATTGCTACAGAGCAAAATGCTATTGTTAGATCTGTTTTTAAAGGAGAAGTTTTAAAAATTATAATTCAAAAAAGAGGTAATCCTACGGTTTTAATAAAGCATGGTAATTACATATCTGCTTACCATAATTTAAAGAAAATATCGGTTAAAACAGGAGATAAAATAGTAACCAAACAAGAAATAGGAGAGGTATTTACTAACAGCGAAGGCGAAACACTTTTATGGTTTAGTTTGTATAAAAATGATGCTTCAGTGGATCCAGCAGAATGGATTTATAAGATGTAA
- a CDS encoding DUF4292 domain-containing protein — MAFKTRISFVILLITMVVSGCKGSKTLVTNGTVDTKLSVKQLIKNSTKANIDFTSLTGKLKVDYTQNQKSKGVSLSFRMEKDKTIWMSYLGIAKVLITPVRVAFYNKWDNTYFDGDFTYLSNLLGTDLDFNKVQNMLLGQSLFDLNDDKYNLSANDKSYILQPKKQRELFELFLFVNPSHFKMDAQEISQPNDKRILHIDYLAYQKIDDKTLPELTKILAIEDEEQLEINLELKSVKLNEDVRFPFTIPSGYKKIEL, encoded by the coding sequence ATGGCATTTAAAACACGCATATCTTTTGTAATACTATTAATCACTATGGTAGTATCTGGCTGTAAAGGGTCTAAAACTCTAGTGACTAATGGAACGGTAGATACTAAACTATCAGTCAAACAACTTATTAAAAATAGTACAAAAGCTAATATAGATTTTACGTCTTTAACAGGAAAGCTAAAAGTAGATTACACACAAAATCAAAAATCAAAAGGTGTGTCTTTAAGTTTTAGAATGGAAAAAGATAAAACCATCTGGATGAGTTATTTAGGGATTGCTAAAGTACTTATTACGCCAGTAAGAGTTGCCTTTTATAACAAATGGGATAATACTTATTTTGATGGCGATTTTACTTATTTAAGTAACCTATTAGGTACAGATTTGGATTTTAATAAGGTGCAAAATATGCTATTAGGTCAATCGCTTTTTGACTTAAACGATGATAAATATAACCTATCTGCAAACGATAAATCGTATATACTACAACCTAAAAAGCAACGCGAGTTGTTCGAGTTGTTTTTATTTGTAAACCCGTCGCATTTTAAAATGGACGCTCAAGAAATCTCTCAACCTAATGATAAGCGCATATTACATATTGATTATTTAGCTTATCAAAAAATAGACGACAAAACCTTACCAGAACTAACCAAAATACTAGCAATAGAAGATGAAGAGCAATTAGAGATTAATCTAGAGCTTAAGTCTGTAAAATTAAATGAAGACGTACGTTTTCCTTTTACTATACCTTCTGGCTATAAAAAAATAGAGTTGTAA
- a CDS encoding tetratricopeptide repeat protein, protein MKKQGYILLIILGIFLFPQVNTAQIDFDKKPDDDLGDVSDAYQEYFFEALKQKGIENYQRAIDNLLKCIEIDDSEAILYFELGKNYNQLKNFGAAEDALKTAVNKIPDNEWFLDELYSTYIHQKEYKKAIKTVRQLVKYHPDYKEDLANIYMQTGDFKEALKILDELDEELGINKDRDLLRNRIYNATGRKKDQIENLEERVDKNPDSEDTYLRLIYRYSESGDTKKAFETAKKLLEVNPKSELVHLALYKFYLEAGENEKAIQSMKVTLQSSQINPESKIKVLADFVKFVSINQQYEQDLVEVTSMLTKIESSGKTLVELAQYYLVKGEKQKALNFYEQALQKEEENFGILRNIILLHIDLSQFDQAHQKSEEGLEVFPSQPVLYLANGVALNYLNRPKDAINSLEVGVDYIIEDPKMEIDFYKQLAKAYTATNNFSKAKTFTDKAKKLEGLN, encoded by the coding sequence ATGAAAAAACAAGGTTACATACTACTTATCATATTAGGGATATTTCTATTTCCGCAGGTTAATACTGCGCAAATTGATTTTGACAAAAAACCTGATGATGATTTAGGAGATGTTTCAGACGCTTACCAAGAGTACTTTTTTGAAGCCCTAAAACAAAAAGGAATAGAGAACTACCAACGTGCTATAGATAACTTATTAAAGTGCATAGAAATTGATGATTCTGAAGCTATTTTATATTTTGAATTAGGTAAAAACTATAACCAACTTAAAAATTTTGGTGCAGCAGAGGATGCGCTAAAAACAGCTGTCAACAAAATTCCTGATAACGAGTGGTTTTTAGATGAATTGTATAGTACTTATATTCATCAAAAAGAATATAAAAAAGCCATAAAAACAGTTAGGCAATTAGTCAAGTATCATCCAGATTATAAAGAAGATTTGGCTAATATATATATGCAAACTGGAGATTTTAAAGAGGCACTTAAAATTTTAGATGAATTAGATGAAGAGCTTGGTATTAATAAGGATCGTGACTTGTTACGTAACAGGATTTATAACGCAACAGGTCGTAAAAAAGATCAAATTGAAAACCTAGAAGAACGAGTAGATAAAAACCCAGACTCTGAAGACACCTATTTAAGATTAATTTATCGTTACAGCGAAAGTGGAGACACCAAAAAAGCATTTGAAACCGCAAAAAAATTATTGGAAGTTAACCCTAAATCAGAGCTAGTACATTTAGCTTTGTATAAGTTTTATTTAGAAGCTGGAGAAAATGAAAAGGCTATTCAATCCATGAAAGTCACTTTGCAAAGCTCACAAATTAACCCAGAATCCAAAATTAAGGTATTGGCAGATTTTGTAAAATTTGTCAGCATAAATCAGCAATACGAGCAAGATTTGGTAGAGGTCACGTCCATGCTTACTAAAATAGAATCCAGCGGAAAAACTTTAGTAGAGCTGGCACAGTATTATTTAGTAAAAGGCGAAAAGCAAAAAGCATTAAATTTTTACGAGCAAGCGTTACAAAAAGAAGAAGAAAACTTTGGTATTTTACGAAACATTATTTTACTTCACATAGACTTATCACAGTTTGATCAAGCACATCAAAAAAGTGAAGAAGGTTTAGAGGTTTTTCCATCACAACCCGTTTTATATTTAGCAAATGGTGTCGCTTTAAATTATTTAAATCGTCCTAAAGACGCAATAAATAGCTTGGAAGTAGGTGTGGATTATATAATTGAAGACCCAAAAATGGAGATTGATTTTTACAAGCAGTTAGCCAAAGCTTATACTGCTACTAACAATTTTTCTAAAGCAAAAACGTTTACAGATAAAGCAAAAAAACTAGAAGGTTTAAACTAA
- a CDS encoding sugar phosphate nucleotidyltransferase, with the protein MKIIVPMAGRGSRLRPHSLTVPKPLIPVAGQPIVHRLVKDIAKVLNQPITEIAFVLGDPAWFGDDVVSSLKDLAKSLGAKASIYRQDQPLGTGHAIMCAKDSLSGPAVIAYADTLIRADFNLDPEADAVIWAKQVDQPEAYGVVKLNDNNEIIELVEKPEQFVSDLAVIGIYYFKEVSQLKKQLQTVLDNNIIHGGEYQINDGIKGMMSEGKVFKTGVVSEWMDCGNKAITLETNQRMLGFLKADGEEQLVSDTVKTENATIIEPCYIGENVMLKNTTIGPYVSVGNNCVIEDSTVKNSLIQNHTSIKNANLDEAMIGNHVKFDGKFTKISIGDYSVLE; encoded by the coding sequence ATGAAAATAATAGTTCCTATGGCAGGACGAGGTTCTCGTCTAAGACCACACAGTTTAACAGTACCAAAACCTTTAATTCCAGTAGCAGGACAACCAATAGTCCATAGATTGGTTAAGGATATTGCTAAAGTTTTAAATCAACCTATTACAGAGATTGCTTTTGTTTTAGGCGATCCAGCTTGGTTTGGTGACGACGTGGTATCTAGCCTAAAGGATTTAGCAAAAAGCTTAGGTGCTAAAGCATCTATTTATAGACAAGACCAACCTTTAGGAACAGGTCACGCTATAATGTGTGCTAAGGACTCATTATCTGGTCCAGCGGTAATTGCATATGCAGACACGTTAATTAGGGCAGATTTTAATTTGGATCCAGAAGCAGACGCTGTAATTTGGGCTAAGCAAGTAGATCAACCGGAAGCTTATGGTGTTGTTAAGCTAAACGATAACAACGAAATTATTGAGCTTGTTGAAAAACCAGAACAGTTTGTTAGCGATTTAGCTGTTATTGGTATCTATTATTTTAAAGAAGTAAGCCAACTTAAAAAGCAACTTCAAACTGTTTTAGACAACAATATTATACATGGTGGAGAATACCAAATTAATGATGGTATTAAAGGGATGATGTCTGAAGGCAAAGTATTTAAAACAGGTGTTGTTAGCGAGTGGATGGACTGCGGAAATAAAGCCATTACCTTAGAAACTAATCAACGCATGTTAGGCTTTTTAAAAGCAGATGGAGAAGAACAGTTAGTGTCAGACACGGTTAAAACCGAAAATGCAACCATTATTGAACCGTGTTACATTGGCGAGAATGTAATGCTTAAAAACACAACAATTGGACCATACGTTTCGGTTGGAAACAACTGTGTTATTGAAGACTCAACCGTTAAAAATAGTCTAATACAAAACCATACGTCTATTAAAAATGCTAATTTAGACGAAGCTATGATTGGTAACCATGTTAAGTTTGATGGAAAATTCACCAAAATTAGTATAGGAGATTATTCTGTATTAGAATAA
- the dut gene encoding dUTP diphosphatase yields MQIKIINKSNHALPHYETIASAGMDLRANITEAIQLQPLQRTIVKTGLFIELPIGLEAQVRPRSGLAAKNGVTVLNAPGTIDADYRGEIGVILVNLSNEDFIIQNGERIAQLVIAKHERAEWVEVQTLSETDRGEGGFGSTGTK; encoded by the coding sequence ATGCAAATTAAAATAATTAATAAATCCAATCATGCATTACCACACTATGAAACCATAGCGTCTGCAGGAATGGATTTAAGAGCCAATATTACTGAAGCAATACAATTGCAGCCTTTACAACGTACTATCGTTAAAACAGGCTTGTTTATAGAATTGCCTATAGGATTAGAAGCTCAAGTTAGACCTAGAAGTGGTCTTGCAGCAAAAAACGGAGTAACTGTATTAAATGCACCAGGAACAATTGATGCTGATTACAGAGGAGAAATTGGTGTTATTTTAGTAAACCTTTCCAACGAAGATTTTATAATCCAGAATGGCGAGCGTATAGCACAATTAGTTATTGCAAAACATGAACGTGCAGAATGGGTAGAAGTACAAACACTTTCTGAAACCGATAGAGGTGAAGGTGGATTTGGTAGTACAGGCACAAAATAA
- a CDS encoding oligosaccharide flippase family protein produces the protein MSVLKKFFKDTIIYGLATVLPRLMNFVLVPLHTGNLKTTSFSDNTTFYIYASFFNVLLTYGMETAFFRFFTKSKEKDKIFSTTFISLVVTTFLFLIAMLLYSQQLSSMFGISQKYFNLLIGVIVLDTLVVAPFAYLRATGRPIKFAAIKISNILIYVLLNYFFLWCIPKFNMSFSWYDTSDLVQYIFIANLAASAVTLLLLLPYFFKTKLYFSKTIFKQLINYGWPIMIAGLAYVINENFDKWIIPSLLDKDINGAYSGCYKIAMFMTIFIQAFRLGAEPFFFSHAKEKNAKQTYALIMKYFVIAGSLMFVFIIAYLDIFKALLVTDSSYWQAIQIVPIVLLANLCLGIYFNLAIWYKLTDKTRYGMYLSIVGAIVTISLNITLIPKFGFIAAAWTTLVAYGIMMILSYLLGQKHYPVPYNLKQILGYLFIAVALSIVALSTKANYYINTIIVLVFLGLIVLFEKKEIKRLLKRN, from the coding sequence TTGAGCGTACTAAAAAAGTTTTTTAAAGACACTATAATTTATGGTTTAGCAACTGTATTACCTCGTCTTATGAATTTTGTTTTAGTGCCTCTTCACACAGGTAATTTAAAAACCACAAGCTTTTCTGATAACACAACCTTTTATATTTACGCTTCATTTTTTAATGTGTTGCTTACCTATGGAATGGAAACAGCTTTTTTTAGGTTTTTTACAAAATCTAAAGAAAAGGACAAGATATTTTCTACTACGTTTATCAGTTTAGTTGTTACTACTTTTTTGTTTTTAATAGCGATGCTACTTTATAGTCAACAACTATCTAGTATGTTTGGCATTTCTCAAAAATACTTTAATTTATTAATTGGTGTCATTGTGTTAGACACATTGGTAGTGGCTCCTTTTGCGTATTTACGGGCAACAGGACGACCAATTAAATTTGCAGCAATTAAAATTAGTAACATATTAATTTATGTTTTGCTTAATTATTTTTTCCTTTGGTGCATTCCAAAATTTAATATGTCTTTTTCTTGGTATGATACTTCGGATTTAGTCCAATATATTTTTATCGCAAATTTGGCAGCAAGTGCAGTAACATTATTATTGTTGTTACCTTACTTTTTCAAAACCAAGTTATACTTTAGTAAGACCATTTTTAAACAATTAATTAATTATGGTTGGCCAATTATGATTGCTGGTTTAGCATATGTTATTAATGAGAATTTTGATAAATGGATCATTCCTAGTTTATTAGACAAAGACATTAATGGTGCTTACAGTGGTTGTTACAAAATAGCAATGTTCATGACTATTTTTATACAAGCCTTTAGGTTAGGTGCAGAGCCTTTTTTCTTTTCTCATGCAAAAGAAAAAAATGCAAAACAGACCTACGCTTTAATCATGAAGTATTTTGTAATAGCAGGTAGCTTAATGTTTGTCTTTATAATTGCATATTTAGATATTTTTAAAGCCTTGTTAGTTACAGATTCTAGCTATTGGCAAGCCATACAAATCGTACCAATAGTATTATTAGCTAATTTATGTTTAGGTATTTATTTTAACTTAGCTATTTGGTACAAACTTACGGACAAAACCAGATATGGTATGTACTTATCTATTGTTGGTGCAATTGTTACAATTAGTTTAAATATTACTTTAATACCTAAATTTGGTTTTATAGCAGCAGCTTGGACAACTTTGGTAGCTTACGGGATTATGATGATATTGTCTTATTTGTTGGGACAAAAACATTATCCGGTACCTTATAATTTAAAGCAAATTTTAGGCTATTTATTTATAGCTGTAGCGCTATCTATTGTAGCATTAAGTACAAAAGCCAACTATTATATTAATACTATTATAGTTTTAGTATTTTTGGGTTTAATAGTTCTTTTTGAAAAGAAAGAAATAAAACGTTTATTAAAAAGAAATTAA
- the atpG gene encoding ATP synthase F1 subunit gamma — protein MANLKEIRNRISSVSSTMQITSAMKMVSAAKLKKAQDAITAMRPYSDKLTELLQSLSATLDEDAGSKFAEQREINNVLIVSITSNRGLCGAFNSNIIKQTQHLISNVYAGKKVSVLAIGKKANDAFAKKGIVIGNQSAIYDDLTFNSVADIAEMLMDKFTKGEFDKIEIVYNKFKNAATQEVMTEQFLPIVPIEGEADNNSDYIFEPSKLEIVEELIPKSLKTQLYKGIRDSFASEHGARMTAMHKATDNATELRDQLKLTYNKARQAAITNEILEIVGGAEALNN, from the coding sequence ATGGCTAATCTAAAAGAAATACGTAATAGAATATCTTCAGTATCTTCAACGATGCAGATTACTAGTGCCATGAAAATGGTATCTGCTGCTAAGTTAAAGAAAGCTCAAGATGCTATTACTGCTATGCGTCCTTATTCAGATAAGTTAACTGAACTTTTACAAAGTTTAAGTGCAACTTTAGATGAAGATGCTGGAAGTAAATTTGCAGAACAACGCGAGATTAATAACGTTTTAATCGTATCTATAACTTCTAATAGAGGTTTATGTGGTGCTTTTAATTCTAACATTATCAAGCAAACACAACACTTGATTTCTAATGTCTATGCAGGTAAAAAAGTATCTGTCTTAGCTATCGGAAAAAAAGCGAATGATGCATTTGCTAAAAAAGGAATTGTAATTGGTAACCAAAGTGCCATTTATGACGACTTAACCTTTAACAGTGTTGCAGATATTGCAGAAATGTTAATGGATAAATTTACTAAAGGCGAATTTGATAAAATCGAAATCGTTTATAATAAATTTAAAAATGCAGCAACACAAGAAGTAATGACGGAACAGTTTTTACCAATTGTGCCGATAGAAGGTGAAGCAGATAACAATTCTGATTATATCTTTGAACCATCTAAACTAGAAATAGTTGAAGAACTTATACCTAAGTCTTTAAAAACGCAGTTATATAAAGGAATTAGAGATAGTTTTGCTTCAGAGCATGGTGCACGTATGACTGCTATGCATAAAGCAACAGACAACGCAACAGAGTTAAGAGATCAACTTAAGTTGACATATAACAAAGCGCGTCAAGCAGCAATTACTAACGAGATTTTAGAGATTGTTGGTGGTGCAGAAGCATTAAATAACTAA